The Longimicrobium sp. genome contains the following window.
CATCCGCAGGTCGTACGGATCGGCCGAGGCGTCGTCGTCGGCGATGTCGTAGTTCTCCTGCGGCGTTTCCAGGATCAGCGGAATCCCCTGGCTGCGCGGATCGGCGAGCAGCCAGCGGAAGGGCTCGGCGCCGATCTGCCCGTCGCCCAGCAGCATGTGCCGGTCGCGGTTGCTGGCGAACGCCCCCTCGCTGTCGTTCAGGTGAAAGAAGCCCGGGCGCTCGCCCGTGGTCTGCTCCCACTCGTCCAAAATCTCCTTCTGCTTCCGGGCCGATTCGTGGATGGCCCAGCCGGAGGCGAACAGGTGGCAGGTATCCAGCCCGTAGCCGGTGCGCCCGCGCAGCTCGTCGGGAACGTGCCGCAGGATGTCGGCCACCTCCTCAGCGGTGCGGCCGACCGTCTTTCCCGCCCCCGCCGTGTTCTCGACGAGCAGGCGCGTGGGGCCCTCCACGGACTTCAGGGCCTGGGTGATGGCCTTGGCCACCCGCTCGGCCGCCGCCTTGGGATCGCCATCCGTGGCGGATCCTGGATGGAAGCAGACCGCGCCTACGCCCAGCGCGTTGGAGCGCTCCATCTCCTTGGCCAGCCCCGCCGCGGCGCGCACCCACTTGTCGGGCTCGGCGGTGGCGACGGAGAGCACGTACGCCGCGTGGACGACCACGTTGCGCGGCTCGATTCCCGCCTCGTCGAGCGCCTTGCGAAACCGCTCCACGCGCTCGGGCTTGATGGTGCTCTTGTCGCCATAGAACTTGGGGATGGCGGTAAAGCACTGCAGCGCCTTCATCCCCGCGCTGCCGGCGCGCAGGGCGGTCATGTGGATGCCGCCGTTGTCGACCGTGTGGGCGCCGATGATGTGTGTGGGCATTCTGTTGGGCTGGTGCGGAGAACGCGGGTTCCCGGGCGTGCATGGTATCGCGTAACGGCCGGGCCTGGCGAGAGCGGGTACGGCGACAACCGTGCCCGCCCCTTGCATCCGTGCCGCACGGGGCGCACTATGCGGCGCACGCACACGCCCGGCCGCACCGCCACGCGCCGCCGAACGCGCCAACCGGACCCAGACATCCCCCGCATGACTGCTGTTAACTACCTGGACGGGAGCGGCCTGCGCGGCGCCCTGATCATGTCGGCGGAGTACGTGCAGCGCCACCGCGCGGACCTCAACCGCATCAACGTGTTTCCCGTGCCGGACGGCGACACCGGGACCAACCTGGCGCTCACCGTAAGCTCCATCGCCGACCACCTGCGCCGAAGCACCGACACATCGGTCGGCATCGTCGCCAAGGCCGCGGCGCAGGCCGGCATCATGGGCGCGCGCGGCAACTGCGGGATGATCCTTTCGCACTTCCTGCTGG
Protein-coding sequences here:
- a CDS encoding deoxyribonuclease IV gives rise to the protein MPTHIIGAHTVDNGGIHMTALRAGSAGMKALQCFTAIPKFYGDKSTIKPERVERFRKALDEAGIEPRNVVVHAAYVLSVATAEPDKWVRAAAGLAKEMERSNALGVGAVCFHPGSATDGDPKAAAERVAKAITQALKSVEGPTRLLVENTAGAGKTVGRTAEEVADILRHVPDELRGRTGYGLDTCHLFASGWAIHESARKQKEILDEWEQTTGERPGFFHLNDSEGAFASNRDRHMLLGDGQIGAEPFRWLLADPRSQGIPLILETPQENYDIADDDASADPYDLRM